A portion of the Bacillus thuringiensis genome contains these proteins:
- a CDS encoding methyltransferase family protein: MYGINRPTIKEKILILVTEIIYLIIAYYLLFITYFKPGISIGLFIALIITALRLTAMMFIWLPRGISWQEAIMNSIAFGIYYLGFPILMITSNQDPNLILLTIGWILFLGGSMLNTVSELLRKSFKDNPVNQGKLYTGGLFKYAIHINYLGDCLWVLGLAFIASNIYSLFIPLGLFFVFVFEYIPKSDGYLQKKYGEQFTVYKQKTKKLIPFLW; the protein is encoded by the coding sequence ATGTATGGTATAAACCGGCCAACAATAAAAGAAAAAATATTAATTTTAGTTACTGAGATTATCTATCTAATCATTGCGTATTACTTACTTTTCATTACTTATTTCAAACCAGGCATTTCAATAGGGCTGTTTATAGCTTTGATTATCACCGCTTTACGATTAACGGCTATGATGTTTATATGGTTGCCTAGAGGGATTTCATGGCAAGAAGCCATTATGAACAGCATTGCTTTTGGAATTTATTATTTAGGTTTTCCAATCTTAATGATTACTAGTAATCAGGATCCTAATTTAATATTACTTACAATAGGTTGGATATTGTTTTTAGGAGGAAGTATGTTAAACACAGTTTCAGAGCTGCTTAGAAAATCCTTTAAAGACAATCCTGTAAATCAAGGTAAGCTATATACAGGTGGTTTATTTAAATATGCGATTCATATTAATTATCTGGGGGATTGCCTTTGGGTGTTAGGTTTAGCATTTATCGCTAGCAATATTTATAGTTTATTTATACCTTTAGGCCTGTTCTTTGTATTCGTTTTTGAATATATTCCAAAATCTGATGGTTACTTACAGAAAAAGTATGGAGAACAATTTACAGTCTATAAACAGAAAACAAAAAAATTAATACCGTTTCTTTGGTAA
- a CDS encoding GNAT family N-acetyltransferase, producing the protein MNYKQLLLDNFAFKTSYVAQFVPGMSIKKTKDYIAVDCGLPADTFNIITLLNNNLTEGIEKLYKEVEYYYQRNFPMSVWLWDEEQERDIKSELIKIGLKKAEQNIAMVADLKTISPTINMPVSFTIQQASSPGQINKFGETLADLFGTSEEGIHVQAFYNQISNLDICNSENMKLFLGLYEGEVVTVGSLICSKDSIGIYDIATKVGMRGRGFGSAMFNFLLQEAQKFKNTYCVLQASPDGINIYKKSGFQAIGKMTVLENRHLIE; encoded by the coding sequence ATGAATTATAAACAACTACTACTAGATAACTTTGCATTTAAAACTTCATATGTTGCACAATTTGTGCCCGGAATGAGTATAAAAAAAACGAAAGATTATATTGCTGTTGATTGTGGATTACCTGCCGATACATTTAATATCATCACTCTACTAAACAATAATTTAACGGAAGGGATCGAGAAATTATATAAAGAGGTAGAATACTATTATCAAAGAAATTTTCCAATGAGTGTTTGGTTATGGGATGAGGAGCAAGAGCGGGATATAAAAAGCGAGTTAATTAAAATCGGTTTAAAAAAAGCGGAACAGAATATTGCGATGGTAGCAGACTTAAAAACAATTTCCCCAACAATAAACATGCCAGTAAGTTTTACTATTCAACAAGCATCTTCACCTGGACAAATAAATAAATTTGGAGAAACGTTAGCTGATCTATTCGGCACATCAGAAGAAGGTATACATGTACAAGCATTCTATAATCAAATTTCTAATCTTGATATATGTAACAGTGAGAATATGAAATTATTTTTAGGGTTATATGAAGGTGAAGTCGTAACTGTTGGTTCATTGATATGTTCAAAAGATAGTATTGGTATTTATGACATAGCAACTAAAGTAGGAATGAGAGGACGAGGGTTCGGATCTGCTATGTTCAATTTCCTTCTGCAAGAAGCACAAAAATTTAAAAATACGTATTGTGTATTACAAGCTTCACCAGATGGAATCAATATTTATAAAAAATCAGGATTTCAAGCTATCGGCAAAATGACTGTATTGGAAAATCGACATTTAATTGAGTAA
- a CDS encoding glycerophosphodiester phosphodiesterase → MKKIYLVTIICAFIVISIFVFQKINEHKYTKAINQSNHIKNIAHRGASAFAPEHTIEAYQLGQQMNGDYIEIDLQMTKDGHLVAMHDETLNRTTNGTGLVKEHTLEEIKQLNAGSFFNEKYPNLAKKEFENAKVPTLKEIIETFGHNANYYIETKSPNEYPGMEEKLLEIINHYEIQDKVIIQSFSEESLQKIHSLNSNISLVQLLPYKKAVQLTELEIEKYKTYCIGLGMNYKYIDSDYVNKIKKNGLEVHPFTVNNEKDMKNLLSWGVDGMFTNYPNRLHSILDLKSHE, encoded by the coding sequence ATGAAAAAGATATATCTCGTTACAATAATTTGTGCCTTTATAGTAATAAGTATCTTTGTTTTTCAGAAAATAAATGAACATAAGTATACTAAAGCTATTAATCAATCAAATCATATAAAAAATATCGCACATAGAGGTGCTTCTGCGTTCGCACCTGAACATACAATAGAGGCATATCAATTAGGCCAACAAATGAATGGAGATTATATAGAAATTGATCTCCAAATGACAAAAGATGGACATTTAGTGGCTATGCATGACGAAACCTTAAACCGTACAACAAATGGTACAGGGCTAGTGAAAGAGCATACATTAGAAGAAATAAAGCAACTAAATGCAGGTTCTTTTTTCAACGAAAAATATCCGAACTTAGCGAAGAAAGAATTTGAAAATGCTAAAGTCCCAACATTAAAAGAAATTATTGAAACGTTTGGGCATAACGCAAACTATTATATTGAAACAAAATCACCTAATGAATATCCAGGAATGGAAGAAAAATTATTAGAAATTATTAATCACTATGAAATACAGGATAAAGTTATTATTCAATCGTTTAGTGAAGAAAGTCTGCAAAAGATTCATAGCTTAAATAGTAATATATCTTTAGTACAATTATTACCTTATAAAAAAGCAGTTCAATTAACAGAATTAGAGATAGAAAAGTATAAAACGTACTGCATAGGTCTTGGTATGAATTACAAATATATTGATTCAGATTATGTAAATAAAATAAAGAAAAACGGATTAGAAGTTCATCCATTTACAGTAAATAATGAAAAAGATATGAAAAATTTACTTTCATGGGGAGTCGACGGGATGTTTACTAATTATCCGAATCGTTTACATTCCATATTGGATTTGAAGAGTCATGAATAA
- a CDS encoding SH3 domain-containing protein translates to MKYHTRNVNNLNNLADNTKAAAFKWYQYCIDNGIEVLIYETIRTVEQQREYVRKGASQTMRSYHLVGQALDFVPIQSNGTEDWNGYNKEPWASAIRYAKQIGFEWGGDWKGFVDSPHLQYNYKGYGTDTFGKGAQNVATPPMSNDSVGVAYINGSNVNLRKGPGTGYGVIRQLGKGESYKVFGQSNGWLNLGGDQWIYNDPSYIRYTGGNVPATSQSSNDGVGVVTIIADVLRVRTGPGTNYGIVKNVYQGEKYQSFGYKDGWYNVGGNQWVSGEYVTFVK, encoded by the coding sequence TTGAAATACCACACTAGAAATGTAAATAATCTGAATAACTTAGCGGATAATACGAAAGCTGCAGCTTTTAAGTGGTATCAGTACTGTATTGACAATGGAATTGAAGTATTAATTTATGAAACAATCCGTACGGTCGAGCAACAACGTGAATATGTTCGTAAAGGAGCATCACAAACGATGCGATCATATCACTTAGTAGGACAGGCATTAGATTTTGTTCCAATTCAGTCGAATGGTACAGAAGATTGGAATGGCTATAATAAAGAACCGTGGGCATCAGCAATTCGTTATGCTAAACAAATTGGTTTTGAATGGGGCGGTGACTGGAAAGGATTTGTGGATAGCCCGCATTTGCAATATAACTACAAAGGGTATGGAACGGATACTTTTGGAAAAGGTGCTCAAAACGTAGCAACTCCTCCCATGTCGAATGATAGTGTAGGGGTTGCTTATATTAACGGTAGTAATGTAAATTTACGAAAAGGACCCGGTACTGGATATGGCGTTATTCGTCAATTAGGGAAAGGAGAGTCCTACAAAGTATTTGGACAATCAAATGGCTGGTTAAATCTAGGTGGCGATCAGTGGATTTATAACGATCCATCATACATTCGTTATACGGGAGGAAATGTACCAGCAACTTCACAATCATCAAACGATGGTGTAGGTGTAGTTACTATAATAGCGGATGTATTGCGTGTTCGTACCGGCCCAGGAACAAATTACGGCATTGTGAAAAACGTGTACCAAGGTGAAAAATATCAATCGTTTGGATATAAAGATGGTTGGTATAATGTTGGTGGAAATCAATGGGTTTCTGGTGAATATGTTACGTTTGTAAAGTAA
- a CDS encoding DUF2306 domain-containing protein, translating to MSIFNILLTIHILFGTICLITGIVAMVAKKKKGKHTEWGEIYHASYVVITLTAIILSIINWDKIAYLFYVAIFSYSFAIYGYLARKKRWKNWLHHHIRGMLGSYIGAVTALLVNVGIHIPIINLLPPIWFWFLPTLIGIPLVASVSKKYKKRS from the coding sequence ATGAGCATTTTTAACATTCTTTTAACCATACACATACTATTTGGAACAATATGCTTAATCACTGGAATTGTAGCGATGGTTGCCAAAAAAAAGAAAGGAAAACATACCGAATGGGGCGAAATATATCATGCATCCTATGTTGTCATCACCCTTACGGCAATAATATTATCCATTATCAACTGGGATAAAATCGCATATTTATTTTATGTAGCAATCTTCTCTTATTCATTTGCAATTTATGGATACCTTGCACGAAAAAAACGTTGGAAAAATTGGCTCCATCACCACATTAGAGGCATGTTAGGTTCTTATATTGGTGCAGTCACCGCACTTTTAGTAAATGTCGGCATCCATATTCCCATTATAAATTTACTTCCGCCTATATGGTTTTGGTTTTTACCGACCTTAATTGGTATCCCCCTCGTAGCCAGTGTATCAAAAAAATATAAAAAGCGTAGTTGA
- a CDS encoding DUF4269 domain-containing protein, with translation MFTSITYLQSGNDKQQKIYDVLNSLNIMEDLALYNPVLCGTIPIRIDTPQSDLDIVMEVYNFDVFEQEMRSLYGSYGGFNIKKKKIKGTESIKVNFEFEGFEFELFAQPKPVRNQNAYRHMIVEHMLLMQHPHIREEVIRLKEQGLKTEPAFAQVLNIDGDPYEKLILLGQEMKLW, from the coding sequence ATGTTTACATCTATTACATATTTACAATCGGGCAATGACAAGCAACAAAAAATATATGATGTTTTGAATAGCCTAAACATAATGGAGGATTTAGCTTTATATAATCCCGTTCTTTGCGGGACAATCCCCATAAGAATTGATACTCCTCAATCTGACTTAGATATTGTAATGGAAGTATATAACTTTGATGTTTTTGAGCAGGAAATGAGATCTTTATATGGTTCTTATGGAGGGTTCAACATAAAAAAGAAAAAAATTAAAGGTACTGAATCGATAAAGGTGAATTTTGAATTCGAAGGTTTTGAATTTGAATTATTTGCTCAACCTAAGCCAGTGCGTAATCAAAATGCATATAGACACATGATAGTGGAGCACATGCTATTAATGCAGCATCCGCATATAAGGGAAGAAGTTATTCGCTTAAAGGAACAAGGTTTAAAAACAGAACCTGCTTTTGCTCAAGTATTAAATATTGACGGAGATCCTTATGAAAAACTTATTTTATTAGGGCAGGAAATGAAATTGTGGTAA
- a CDS encoding PLP-dependent aminotransferase family protein produces the protein MTTDKKMPKYRQIIDYMKDKIENGEWPIGSKIPSQRQLAKLFNVNRSTVITALDELMADGLIQGQIGAGTIVMNNTWSLLATNPPPDWSEYVKAGIHKPSKLMVREINEAEANKTLIHLSKGELAPHLFPLETMQSIIKNVSEELDYFGYEEQKGFYPLREAISKYVRSFGIHASPDSILIVSGALQALQLISIGLLHRKSTVLFEQPSYLYSLHVYQSANINLSGISMDHHGILPNDLLKRIKYSQKNNILYSIPCFQNPTGILMSKERRKEILKICEKEQLPIIEDDIYRELWIDESPPAPLKSMDKHGHVLYIGSLSKTLSPGLRIGWIIGPEPVINRLSDIKMQTDYGSSSLSQRVAAEWINEGFYEEYVANVRMHLKERRQIMIRALNKYCADIASWDIPSGGFFIWLKVVHNIPMKKLFSEALSKGILLNPGRIYEEESDQYIRLSYGYASPEQMTNGIKLLSELIRKLTA, from the coding sequence ATGACAACCGATAAAAAAATGCCCAAATATCGGCAGATAATAGACTATATGAAAGATAAAATAGAAAACGGAGAATGGCCAATTGGAAGTAAAATCCCTAGTCAGCGGCAGTTAGCAAAATTATTTAATGTAAATCGAAGTACTGTAATTACTGCGCTAGATGAACTTATGGCAGATGGTTTAATTCAAGGACAAATCGGAGCAGGAACAATTGTAATGAATAATACATGGTCATTATTAGCAACTAATCCTCCGCCCGATTGGAGTGAATATGTAAAAGCCGGTATTCATAAGCCAAGTAAGTTAATGGTGCGAGAAATAAATGAAGCAGAAGCAAATAAAACGCTTATCCATCTTAGTAAAGGTGAACTTGCACCTCATCTTTTCCCGCTCGAAACTATGCAATCTATAATAAAAAACGTCAGTGAGGAATTAGATTATTTCGGATACGAAGAACAAAAAGGTTTTTATCCGTTACGTGAAGCAATAAGCAAATATGTAAGATCATTTGGAATACATGCATCACCGGATTCTATATTAATAGTCTCTGGTGCACTCCAAGCATTACAATTAATATCGATTGGTCTATTACATAGAAAATCAACTGTTTTATTTGAACAACCTTCTTACTTATATTCACTTCATGTTTATCAATCAGCAAATATAAATTTATCCGGTATATCAATGGACCATCACGGTATTTTACCTAACGACTTATTAAAACGAATTAAATATAGTCAAAAGAATAATATTTTATATTCAATCCCTTGTTTTCAAAATCCAACGGGGATATTGATGTCCAAAGAGCGAAGAAAAGAAATATTAAAAATATGTGAAAAGGAGCAGTTGCCTATCATCGAGGATGATATATACCGAGAGTTATGGATTGACGAATCACCTCCAGCTCCTTTAAAGTCGATGGATAAACATGGACATGTATTATATATTGGTAGTCTCTCTAAAACACTTAGCCCAGGACTTAGAATTGGATGGATAATCGGACCAGAACCCGTTATTAATAGATTGTCAGATATAAAAATGCAAACAGACTATGGATCCAGCTCTTTATCTCAAAGAGTAGCTGCTGAATGGATAAATGAAGGTTTTTATGAAGAATATGTAGCAAACGTAAGAATGCACCTGAAAGAGCGAAGACAAATAATGATACGAGCTTTAAATAAATATTGTGCAGATATTGCATCGTGGGATATTCCTAGTGGTGGATTTTTTATATGGCTAAAGGTTGTACATAACATTCCGATGAAAAAACTATTTTCAGAGGCTTTATCAAAAGGAATTCTTTTAAACCCAGGACGTATTTATGAAGAAGAATCAGATCAGTACATTCGTTTATCATATGGATATGCTTCACCAGAACAAATGACTAACGGTATTAAATTGCTCAGTGAATTAATTCGTAAGTTAACAGCATAA